The following coding sequences lie in one Rutidosis leptorrhynchoides isolate AG116_Rl617_1_P2 chromosome 6, CSIRO_AGI_Rlap_v1, whole genome shotgun sequence genomic window:
- the LOC139851420 gene encoding uncharacterized protein isoform X3: MWSQRLFYFKLIKHAIASPKIPHLWFINLSSWLTNVTKISTRLLCNMVLHKQVAKEVAAAPKNDNGTSKEIIEWVRNFVAHWLCSCFIDVGTQLHLILHLRESLCIAAMTIIFAWIFGETKLNEKELLVENLKLGLFFLVMLARDS, from the exons ATGTGGTCTCAAAGACTATTCTACTTCAAGTTGATAAAGCATGCCATTGCATCCCCAAAGATACCTCATCTTTGGTTTATAAATCTCAGCTCGTGGCTCACCAACGTCACCAAGATATCGAC GAGGCTCTTATGTAATATGGTTTTGCACAAACAAGTTGCTAAAGAAGTTGCAGCTGCTCCTAAGAATGATAATGGGACATCAAAGGAAATAA TTGAGTGGGTTAGAAACTTTGTAGCACATTGGCTTTGCTCGTGTTTCATTGATGTGGGAACTCAACTGCACTTGATTTTGCATTTGCGGGAGTCTTTATGCATTGCAGCCATGACAATCATATTTGCATGGATTTTCGGTGAAACGAAGTTAAATGAGAAGGAACTTCTGGTTG AGAACTTGAAATTGGGATTGTTCTTTTTAGTCATGTTGGCAAGGGATTCTTAG
- the LOC139851420 gene encoding uncharacterized protein isoform X1, translated as MLIRVKFLTLIVYSEFIPVHLCCRGYMWSQRLFYFKLIKHAIASPKIPHLWFINLSSWLTNVTKISTRLLCNMVLHKQVAKEVAAAPKNDNGTSKEIIEWVRNFVAHWLCSCFIDVGTQLHLILHLRESLCIAAMTIIFAWIFGETKLNEKELLVENLKLGLFFLVMLARDS; from the exons ATGCTTATTAGGGTTAAATTCTTAACCCTAATTGTATATTCAGAGTTCATACCA GTTCATTTATGTTGCAGGGGGTACATGTGGTCTCAAAGACTATTCTACTTCAAGTTGATAAAGCATGCCATTGCATCCCCAAAGATACCTCATCTTTGGTTTATAAATCTCAGCTCGTGGCTCACCAACGTCACCAAGATATCGAC GAGGCTCTTATGTAATATGGTTTTGCACAAACAAGTTGCTAAAGAAGTTGCAGCTGCTCCTAAGAATGATAATGGGACATCAAAGGAAATAA TTGAGTGGGTTAGAAACTTTGTAGCACATTGGCTTTGCTCGTGTTTCATTGATGTGGGAACTCAACTGCACTTGATTTTGCATTTGCGGGAGTCTTTATGCATTGCAGCCATGACAATCATATTTGCATGGATTTTCGGTGAAACGAAGTTAAATGAGAAGGAACTTCTGGTTG AGAACTTGAAATTGGGATTGTTCTTTTTAGTCATGTTGGCAAGGGATTCTTAG
- the LOC139851420 gene encoding uncharacterized protein isoform X2: protein MVTINKQVHLCCRGYMWSQRLFYFKLIKHAIASPKIPHLWFINLSSWLTNVTKISTRLLCNMVLHKQVAKEVAAAPKNDNGTSKEIIEWVRNFVAHWLCSCFIDVGTQLHLILHLRESLCIAAMTIIFAWIFGETKLNEKELLVENLKLGLFFLVMLARDS, encoded by the exons ATGGTTACgattaataagcag GTTCATTTATGTTGCAGGGGGTACATGTGGTCTCAAAGACTATTCTACTTCAAGTTGATAAAGCATGCCATTGCATCCCCAAAGATACCTCATCTTTGGTTTATAAATCTCAGCTCGTGGCTCACCAACGTCACCAAGATATCGAC GAGGCTCTTATGTAATATGGTTTTGCACAAACAAGTTGCTAAAGAAGTTGCAGCTGCTCCTAAGAATGATAATGGGACATCAAAGGAAATAA TTGAGTGGGTTAGAAACTTTGTAGCACATTGGCTTTGCTCGTGTTTCATTGATGTGGGAACTCAACTGCACTTGATTTTGCATTTGCGGGAGTCTTTATGCATTGCAGCCATGACAATCATATTTGCATGGATTTTCGGTGAAACGAAGTTAAATGAGAAGGAACTTCTGGTTG AGAACTTGAAATTGGGATTGTTCTTTTTAGTCATGTTGGCAAGGGATTCTTAG